The sequence GCCCAACAGCCCGAACAGGCTCTGCTTTTTAATCTGAAGGTTGATGTTGCGCAACGACGCAGTAGGCGCGCCTCTGTATTGATACTGGAGCTGTTGAATATCAATCACAGGAAAGACTTGCCCTGCTATTGTTTTGGTCTGGGAGTAGTAGAATGTTCATAGTAGCCAAATAAAGGACTCTCTAAAGCACAAAGGGTATCAGCATTTTGCTGTGGCGTTGATAGCTTAGATAGTTCTCGCCAAAAAAATTGATATTTTCAGTTTCTTCGACTTTGGCTGTAATAATCAGCATCAAGCTAACCAGCGCAGCAATCAACACTGTAAACCAGGTTGGCTGCTGAAACATAATGCCCCAGTTCAGTATCAGTAGCGAGCTGTACATTGGGTGCCGGATATATTTATAGATACCTTGAGTGACGAGCTGTGTTGTATTCTCAAAGCCAAAGTTCTCCGGTGTATTTAGTCTTTTCTGTTTCCCGCCTTTTTTGCGGAGTTGTCTGACGGACAGAATCACAATGATCAGCGAAGTTATTAGCAAGCAGAATGAGATGGCTTGATTTGTGTTCCATGAGTTAAGGTTTGCGAAACGGTAATTGATGACCAGAAGTAAGAGTATGCCTTCAAATGCGAAGAAACGATAAAAACCATGGCAGGAAGGATTGGCTAATTGTTTCCGGCAAAGACTGAAGAGAATACAACTCACAAAAATGAATAGAACTACTGATGTCATAGAAAAGGTCCGCAAGCCCAAGCCCGTAGCTGGGCCTGCTGAACAGATAGTGTCTGCTAGGGGTAACCTGTTTCGTTAGGGTCTATGAGTACCTCAAGAACACGCCAGGATGCGGAGTAATGGCTTTCGTTAGAAAAAACAATACGTCCTTTCCCTTTGTATAAGGCTGCTGTTCTGGCGACATCTCCACCCTTAAAGTTGAAGGGGATCCATGCCTTTCCGGTTTGGTAGGTTGTTGTAGCCGTTGGTTCTCCGACTAAAGCATAAGCCTGAGACATGCTCATGCCGACTTTCACCTCCGTGAGTGACGCCCCCCCGCTGGCGGCTGTTTTAGTAGGTGATGATTTTGCTGGTTTGCGAGAAACTGTTGGTTTAGAACCCTTTCCTTCGCGAAGGTTAGCTAAGGAGATACTGCCTTTCGTATATTGTTCTGCGTTATCTTCGCCCAGGTTTTTGAGAGATTTCTTTGCATACTTTTTCAGTTTTCGATGAGCACCGTTCTCCGCAACTTCTGCCAGTGTGCTACGGTAACGACTCAGGCCGGAGTTGCCTAAGGCCTTGCTGGCCCAGGACATTGCATCGATATTTGTGTTGTCTGACTTGTGATAATTTTGCAGTAGAACTTCAGCCAGAACGTCCAGTATTTCGGTGTTTGTTTCGCCAGTGTGGTACAGGTTTTTAGCTGCGTTGCGAACGCTGGCGGGACCACCATTTATCAGGAGGTTTATATTGTGCTCATCTGTAGCAGAAAGGGTGAAGCCCTGAGTGGAAAAAAATAAAGTAATTGCCGCTAGTAAACAGGTAATAGATTTAGCCATGGCTGATTTCCTTAAATTATTGTTGATCCTAGGGTAGATTGCATAACTGACAAGTTTAGATGGACAGTTATCATAAGTACAAGAAAATCTCCGTTTGTTGGGTTGGGCTAGGCTGTGCATGTAGCGCGTCATACTCGGTTGGTTCTTGCAAAAAACTAAGCCTGACGTTCCTGTCGGTACTGGCTGGGAGACAAGCCTATGACCTGTTTGAATTGTCGGGAAAAGTAGTAAGGGTCATCAAAACCCACCTTGGCGGCAATCTGTTTGATGGAGTCGATGGAGCTGTCCAGTAACTGGCAGGCATACTGCATTTTCAGGTGAATAAAATACTGTATCGGAGAATGGCCCGTTAGCTGCTTGAATTTTCGTGAGAAGTGGTATTTTGACAATCGTGCTTCTTCCGCCAGGGATGCCAGGTCCAGGTCTCTTGCAACCCGTACCTGCATTAATTGCTGAATATGGTGAATGTCGAGTTGTTGTCCACGCAGGGAGTGATTCAGGCGCTCCAGTGTCGCAATGCTGGTGAGCATTTGTTTGAGTAGGCAGGCGGCATGCACAAATGCCGGTTTCGAATAATTGGCTTTTCGCAGACTGAAGAGTGTTTCGAAGTCTGCCAGCAGGCGTGGCTGGGGCCCGATATGGCTGACGAGCGAACTGTTTCCAACGAATTGATTGTAATCGTTGGCCTGGTCGCCGTCGTAGTGGACCCAGTAGATCGTCCAGGGGGTGTTTCGGTTAGCCCGGTACTGATGGGCAACGCCTTTCGGCATGATAAAGAAATCTCCTGCGCTGACGCGCCAGGTTTTGTTATAGGCTGCCAGTGAGCCTTTGCCGGAGCTGCAATATACCAGCAAATGATTGTTGTGTTTCAGGCGCTTGAGGCTGTGCCCTGCGGCCGCGGGGTAGTAGCCTGTGGCAAGGGGGTAAAGGTCGCGACTCAACGGGTATTTTCGCAAAAATTCCACGAGGAACTTCGGTGTCATAAAGCGGATGCCTTGCTGGGGTAATGGCCATTCAGATGTCAGGGTCATAAGCGTCAGGCATCCTTGTGGGCTGTTACAGCGATAACAATGCGGTGGCGATAATAGTGCCTATTAAAGGAACGATTACCGTTACCGCACCAAGCGGGGCATAGGCCGTTTTGTGGGATTCACCGCAAATGGCCCGAATCAGTGTGACGACGAAGCCGTTATGAGGCAGGGAATCCAGTGCTCCGGAAGAAATGGCAACCACCCTGTGCAGTGCCTCGGGGTCTTCTCCCGATTCGAGAAAATCCGGAGCCAGCACAGGCAATGCGATGGATTGCCCTCCCGAAGCAGAACCGGTGACCGCAGCGATAAGTGAAATACTGACTCCGGCAGCTACCAACGGGTTGCCAGGAATGGCATTCAGCGAATTTACCAGCATGTCGAAGGCGGGTGATACTTTGACAACAGAGCCAAAGCCTACAACGGCGGCGGTGTTGGCGATGGCTATCAGTGCGCCCATGGCCCCTTCGCCCATCGTTACGTTGATATTCTTGAAGTTTTTTGGCGCCAGTAGCCAGGCGGCTATACAACCGGCAAACAGTGCTACCAGTAGTGCGGATTGCTTGAGACTTTCATGAAAAAAGAAGGTTATCAGCAGAATGCATAACAGTGGTAGCAATGATGCAATGGGGTTCGGCCCGCTAATTGCGCCT is a genomic window of Pseudomonadales bacterium containing:
- a CDS encoding AraC family transcriptional regulator; amino-acid sequence: MTLTSEWPLPQQGIRFMTPKFLVEFLRKYPLSRDLYPLATGYYPAAAGHSLKRLKHNNHLLVYCSSGKGSLAAYNKTWRVSAGDFFIMPKGVAHQYRANRNTPWTIYWVHYDGDQANDYNQFVGNSSLVSHIGPQPRLLADFETLFSLRKANYSKPAFVHAACLLKQMLTSIATLERLNHSLRGQQLDIHHIQQLMQVRVARDLDLASLAEEARLSKYHFSRKFKQLTGHSPIQYFIHLKMQYACQLLDSSIDSIKQIAAKVGFDDPYYFSRQFKQVIGLSPSQYRQERQA
- a CDS encoding isoprenylcysteine carboxylmethyltransferase family protein, which codes for MTSVVLFIFVSCILFSLCRKQLANPSCHGFYRFFAFEGILLLLVINYRFANLNSWNTNQAISFCLLITSLIIVILSVRQLRKKGGKQKRLNTPENFGFENTTQLVTQGIYKYIRHPMYSSLLILNWGIMFQQPTWFTVLIAALVSLMLIITAKVEETENINFFGENYLSYQRHSKMLIPFVL